The Spiroplasma endosymbiont of Crioceris asparagi genome contains the following window.
AACAACTTGGAAAGCCAGAGTCATGAATAATTTTAGATTGTCCCGACAGCGCACAATTAATTTATGGTCATAATGCACAAAACAAAAAAGATTTAGAATCAATGATCGATAACGGTGAATGAGATAAATTATTAAAAAAAGTTAATGTTGAAAAAGATGACTTTGTTTATGTTCAACCAGGAAAAATTCACGCAATAACACCGAATGTAGTTGTATATGAATTACAAAGATCAAGTGATGTTACATATAGATTATATGATTATGATCGTGTTGATAAAGATGGTCAAAAAAGAGCTCTAGATATTCAAAAATCTTTAGATGTTACATTGGTGCCAGATATTCAACCTGAAATAATTCAAGAAGCAAAAGAAAAAGTATTTAGCTCTGAAGTATTTTCTATTTATATCTTAGATTCAAAAATAACAACTAAATTTAGAATGTATGAAGAAGCAAGTTGATTACAATTTACTGTTATTGATGGTGAATTTGAAGTTTTAGAATTAGGATTTAAAAAAGGTGAATCAGGAATTATTTGCGATTTAGAAAAAGCGAAATTTAATTTTAAGGGTGAAGGTAAAGTAATAATTTCATGAATTAAAAAATAGCAACGCTATTTTTTTGTTATTTTAAATCCATTTTTTGTGTTTTCAAATAATAATTAAGTATAATTAATAAATATAAACGGAGGACAATTATGTCAAAAACATTTAAAGGTATTGGTTCTTCAGAGGGTATTGCAATAGCAAAAGCATATATTCTAAATGAACAACCTGTTGAAGATTTTATCAAAAATGATAAAATTTCTGATCCAGAAAAAGAGATTGAAAAAGTCAATAAAGCAATTGAAGAAACAAAAACAGATTTAAAAAAATTGCAAGTTATTGCATTAGAAAAATTAGGAAAAGAAAAAGCCGAAATTTTTGAAGCGCATTTGTCTATTTTAGAAGATCCAGCAATTATTGATGACATTAAACAATTAATTAAAAATGATAAATTAAATGTATCAAAAGCTATGTTTGATGTTTCAAAAAAATATATTGAAATGTTTGAAATGATGGAAGATGCTTATTTTAAAGAAAGAGCAGCTGATGTTAGAGACGTTTCAGAAAGAATGTTAAAACATTCACTAGGACTAAGAATCATTGATTTGGCAAATATTTCTGAAGAAGTAATTATAGTTGCTGAAGATTTAACTCCTTCACAAACTGCACAACTAAATCCCAAAATGGTTAAAGGGTTTTTATGTAACATGGGAGGAAGAACTTCACATGCAGCAATCATGGCAAGAAGTTTAGAAATTCCAGCCGTGCTTGGATTAAAAACTATTTTATCTGATGTTAAAGAAGGACAATTAATTGCTATCGATGGATTAACTGGTGATGTAGAAGTTGAACCAAAAGATAAAAAAACTTGATTAAAAAAACAAGAAGAATTTAATGTAACAAAAGAAGAACTAAAAAAATTCATTAATAAAGGAACTGTTACAAAAGATGGTTATGAAGATTTTGTATTAGAGTCAAATATTGGTAGTACAAATGACATTGAGAGTGTTTTAGAAAATGGCTCAGAAGGAATTGGATTGTTTAGATCAGAATTCTTATATATGAACAACACACACTTCCCAACAGAAGAAGAACAATTTACTGCATACAAAAAAGTTATTGAAAAAATGGCTGGTAAAATTACAATTATTCGTACATTAGATATTGGTGGAGATAAAAAATTATCATACTTCGAATTCCCACATGAAATGAATCCATTTTTAGGATATAGAGCTATTAGATTTACACTAGATAGAAAAGATATTTTTAAAACACAAATTAGAGCATTATTAAAAGCTTCAGCCTTTGGACCATTAGGAATTATGTTTCCTATGATTGCAACAGTTGATGAATTTAAACAAGCAAAAGAATTCACTTTAGAAACTAAAA
Protein-coding sequences here:
- the ptsP gene encoding phosphoenolpyruvate--protein phosphotransferase, which encodes MSKTFKGIGSSEGIAIAKAYILNEQPVEDFIKNDKISDPEKEIEKVNKAIEETKTDLKKLQVIALEKLGKEKAEIFEAHLSILEDPAIIDDIKQLIKNDKLNVSKAMFDVSKKYIEMFEMMEDAYFKERAADVRDVSERMLKHSLGLRIIDLANISEEVIIVAEDLTPSQTAQLNPKMVKGFLCNMGGRTSHAAIMARSLEIPAVLGLKTILSDVKEGQLIAIDGLTGDVEVEPKDKKTWLKKQEEFNVTKEELKKFINKGTVTKDGYEDFVLESNIGSTNDIESVLENGSEGIGLFRSEFLYMNNTHFPTEEEQFTAYKKVIEKMAGKITIIRTLDIGGDKKLSYFEFPHEMNPFLGYRAIRFTLDRKDIFKTQIRALLKASAFGPLGIMFPMIATVDEFKQAKEFTLETKKELEKEGIKVGKDLQIGMMVEIPAAAVNADKFAKYSDFFSVGTNDLIQYSMAADRMSENVAYLYQPYNPSILKLLKLTIDGAHKHKKWVGMCGEMAGEPNAIPLLMGLGLDAFSMSATSIPRARSIISKLTLKETQELAEKALECETTKEVLDLVKKVIKL
- a CDS encoding type I phosphomannose isomerase catalytic subunit, whose protein sequence is MEIFKIKPHFSEKLWGSDKLKTMGFNIGDAKNIGEAWVISAHENGMGYIENGRFRNKSLKEVFDNNKDLFGNYQGEYPLLAKIITAKDFLSVQVHPDDKYALKNHKQLGKPESWIILDCPDSAQLIYGHNAQNKKDLESMIDNGEWDKLLKKVNVEKDDFVYVQPGKIHAITPNVVVYELQRSSDVTYRLYDYDRVDKDGQKRALDIQKSLDVTLVPDIQPEIIQEAKEKVFSSEVFSIYILDSKITTKFRMYEEASWLQFTVIDGEFEVLELGFKKGESGIICDLEKAKFNFKGEGKVIISWIKK